AGTTTCAGTCTCCCTGGTTAAAGACTCCACTATAACCAACAGTATTTGATAAACGCTACAACAAAAATAAACTTCAACAAAAAGGAAGTTAATAACAGACGCATAAACTTTACAATGAAATACACTTTCTTCAAGTATAAAGCCAGTTGTTCTAGGAGGACGGCTTGAGTAAGTCTTCTGGTTTCAGTCTCAGTAGTATAACCAACAGCAGCGTTGTGGACCCTTAGGATCTAGCTCAAGATCTTTTTGGTTATGACTTTAGGAGTAGCTCGTCTTCTTTCAAACTCTGGTCAAGTTGATCTCAGATGATTCCTTGGCTTCGATAACTTTGAAGACTCCAACCTTCTGTTTTGAGCTCCTCTTGGCCTTGTCTGGAAGGAGCCAAATGATTACATTCATACAATTGAGCCCAAACAAAAGCTAGGTTTATAATGACAACAGATGTTGAGGGTTCGTCAGGGGGCCATTCTACAGGGGATGGCACCGGAGCTCTACAGTGGTAAAGCACGCCGACAAAGGATCTGTGTATTCTAGAAAGCACCACGACATCCCATTCCATGACAGGTGTTTTTAATCGAACTCACCTAGTAGGTCACTGCGGTCCAGCAGAAACTCCAGGTCCTCGTCACTAATGACCTTCCCCGTGGTGCTTTTCACCTCCCTGAGAAAGACGGTCATTAGATAACAATAGACTTTGACCAACTTACTATGCATTTGACATTTCATAATGAACATTGATCGACAATCTCGTACTTCTCGTAATCTCTTGCGCTGAGAAGATCCATCAGCTCAGACACATCAACACAGCTCTTGGTCTGTTTGAGCTCAGCTTTTCCTCCTTTGAATTTGTCTGAAGTTAAGAAAAAAAAGGTACCAAAATATGAACACAtgcacctaaaaaaaaaaaaaaaatctactatACTCAGTTCTGAAATATTTAGCATCTCTAATGCAGGGAGGGGCGGGCAACTGATGGTGTTGGGGGCCGCCAATAAAGATCTGAACTCCTCATGAGCGGCAGCAGTGGCTCGTGGGTCTGCATACTCACATGtgcagtcagagccggccctagcATTTGGGGTGCCCATAGCAAAATTGTTGCCCGCCCACCACTTgttagcaaaacattttagcagccCCTCTTAACAGCAGATAAACATTAAGTttgagttaatttcctgcaattctacaaattttgTCATAGGGTGGAAAAATTACATCTGAGTGAGTGTGACTAACCAAATCAATGTGGGCCCCCTGGTCAGTATTCGACCATGACTACTAGAAGTTCAGAGAgatggctagactaatttaccaaccTAAAAAATGTTTGCTGACAAGGGTGACTGACCGTTAGTGACTGACAAGAGAAACTGCTGATTCAAAACAAAATGTCTAAATTGCACCATGTGTATTCTACCATTTTAACTTTGTCCATGGGCCTACAAAAAAGGGGCCAGgccaccagttgcccatccctgctttaaTACATATTTAATTCATGTGGGTTTTAGATTTCCCTCAATGTAATAGTTGTGTCCTGGATGTGGTACTCTACGCACTCTTGTGAATGACCATCTTCTCCAGTTTCCTCTTGGCTGAAGCTCTCTCCAGGATCTTCTGGTCGATGGTGTTGGCAGTGACCAGGCGATACACCACCACGGGTTTGGTCTGCCCGATGCGGTGGCACCTATCCTGGGCCTGCAGGTCTGCCTGGGGGTTCTGACAGAAGAAGAGTCCGGTCATTATCGTATGGAAACAAGACCAGTAGGTACCAAACAAATAGTAGTAGGCAACGTTTGTTGCGCTCATCCAGAGAGCATGAGTTCTACACCTACCCAGTCACTGTCAAAGATGATGACCGTGTCAGCAGCAGTCAGGTTGATGCCCAGGCCACCTGCTCTGGTGCTCAGTAGGAAGAGGAACACCTCTGGGTCAGACGAGAACTTTGTCATCTGCAAAGAAAATATGGAGGGATTGTTGCACAGCacaagaaaggagagagatgatTATAAGAGCTGTATGACTGCTTCATGGCAGAGTGCTTTAAGGGTAATTCCTTTGTGGGGAGTAGACTCACGTTCTCCTCTCTGTCGGCATAAGCCATTGTCCCGTCCAGTCGGCTGTACTGGTAACCACGCAGGTAGCAGTAGTCCATTAGGATATCCAAGATGGACGTCATCTGGCTGAAAATCAGCACCTGTTTGTCCGCAATGTCGAGTCAGAAGTGGTCACAAACATCTCTCAATAAATATATATTCAAGCAAAAAGGTTGGGGTATTAAAATCCCAACACTTGACACAGAATTTGTCAGTTTACCTTGTGTCCCCTCCTCTTCAGCTCTGGCAGCATTCTGTCCAGAATGAGGAACTTCCCAGAGGTCTGCACCAGTTGCTCGTCAATCTGCAGGGGAAAGAGATTGAGGGTGAAACAAGACAATGCACAAGACAAATGAGCTACACCAGATGACAGTCCAACTCCCAACGCGCTGACAAAAGCCTCTACTTAGCTGCGATGAGAAGTCATGAATGCACCCACAACATTCATTGGCCGTGTCATTTCGAAACATCATTTTGTGCCAGTAGCCATTGAAATCCAGCAGGGCCTTTACCTTGAACTCCTGAGTGGCTGGGTCCAGTGGGTACTCTATGAGGTAGGGGTGGTTACAGCACCTCTTCAGCAGCATGAGGATGTTCTGCAGCTTCAGGTTGATCTGGGAGTCCAGGGGCATCTGCACGTCCACCACCGGGGCGGGGCTGGAGAGGAGAGATACGTTACACCACAGCGGGGGCAAATTGCAAACTCTAGTCTTTATGGTTAATTTATATTAAGAGGTGACATTAAAATGCAGTTGACATTCACAAAAAATGTAGAAATTACACAGACTTGATAAACTACAATTGATATGACCATAACAATATAATCATCCCATTTATGGGCACAGCATTGTTTGCGTCACACAGAACACTACCATAGTAGAGGAGATTCTGACCTCAGCTCTGCCTCCTTCTGAACCCTCTCCAGGTATTTTTCCAGGTCATAGGGCGTGTCACCATCAGTCTCTTTGTAGTCCACAGGCCTCCTGGTCCTGCGCTTAGGCCTGCCGTCGGTCGTCAGCACCACTGGGGCCTCCCCCTGAAAGGGGACACGTCTCTTAGAAACATCTTTCAAAACAAAGCACGGCCTCAGAAGTCTgcaatatttattttccattctATACCCTTGTTTTTCTATAGTATAACCATATGACAGTGTAGCAGTGAACTGAAGGTCTTACCTTCTCCTGGCCCAGCATTTTGGCAATGGTCTTGTTGACCACAGCAGTGTAAAAAGACTCCTGTTTGGCAGTGAGTGGGGCGTACACAACAATCTCTTTCTTGGGCGGCACCTCCAACGTCACGTCAGACTTCAGGCGTCGTAGCAGGAACGGCGTCAGAATCTGCAGATGAAAGAGCTTATGGACAATCTCCCTACAGGTTTAACCATTTTATCTTCCCCAGTGAATTGCATAGCTAGTCAGTCAGAGGGCTTACCTGGTGGAGCATGTGCAGGATGTTCTGCTCTCGTTCGTTAGCCACAACTTGTTTTGCATTCGATCCAATGGTGTCGATGTCAAACCACGACTCAAAGCTGTAGAGATAAGTAAAGTGCAATTAAGTTTACAAGGCGAAATTTAAACATTCTGTATAGTCCCATTCCAACAGTAGAGGCCAACATAGACAGACATGTCCCTTACCTCTTGAGGTCGTCAAAGACCTCAGGCAGGAGGAAGTTGAGCAGTGACCAGAGCTCAGCCAGGTTGTTCTGCAGCGGCGTGCCTGTCAGGAGCAGTTTGTTGTCCGTGGGCAGCATCTTGAGTTCCCGCACCAGTCGGCAGTTCAGGTTTTTGATCCTGTGGCCCTCGTCCACGATCAGGTACTTCCACTGGAAGCGCTAGGGAGGAACAGCAAAAGGCGGTTATCAGTGAGATGCTGAATGGGTTAAATAGGTTGCACAACTTAAGGCAAATTTAATACATGCAACTTTTACAACTTACATGATGAGTAGGGGAGTTGGGCCTACCTGCAGAAACTTCCTGTCTATCATGGCAATCTCAAAGGAGGTGACCACCACAGGGCACATGTTGTGAGGCCCCTGGGGCTTACGAATCTGCTTTAACAACGACATCCTCTCCTTAGCAGGCCCATGGTACAGCTGTACGGACACCTTACCATTCAAGATGAACAAGGAATTGAacagtgaaatatatatatttttaaacagtaATTGATTGGTGATGCACATGACATTCAATTGCACAACTTCTGTAATACtttgaatagtttttttttttttagggaggagtgtttttgtgtgttttttttttttttttacctctggaGTGAAGCGCTTGAACTCATTGATCCAGTTGGGCAGAGTGGACAGGGGGGCCACTACCAAGAAGGGTCCCAGCACCTTTCTCTCCAGCATCATGGCCACGTGGGCGATGCACTGGATGGTCTTCCCTAGACCCATCTCATCTGCCAGGATCCCATTAATACCATTCTCCCACAACATCTGGAGAAAACAAAATACACACCAAGGTTATAATGAAATATCTCTATGATCAAACAAAATGGGCATAATCAACAGCCCACTTACCCTGAGCCACTCCACGCCCTCTATCTGGTACGACCTCATGACTCCCCCAGTGAAGAGCAGGGGCTGCTGGGCGGGCACGGCCTGCCCGTTCACTTTCCTGTCTGGGTCCA
This window of the Oncorhynchus clarkii lewisi isolate Uvic-CL-2024 chromosome 1, UVic_Ocla_1.0, whole genome shotgun sequence genome carries:
- the LOC139410709 gene encoding lymphocyte-specific helicase-like isoform X1, with amino-acid sequence MSCVKEETRSMSPHCPKPNESEEPLGTAMEETLPENAAASVEAEAVVSAVVITKEMEEEDKQLMEKGEKQEEEIMKKAREAREKESHDIRFKRLQHLLEKSNIYSKFLLTKMEQQQQEEMLKKERPKKTHKGTDKKTGRVERKKREREEDYKIADVMSKEEIMSKAKKPKVEDEEVLGKKKLEAADIEKMSDSNADIKGRLSEAVRDNAKQLLDPDRKVNGQAVPAQQPLLFTGGVMRSYQIEGVEWLRMLWENGINGILADEMGLGKTIQCIAHVAMMLERKVLGPFLVVAPLSTLPNWINEFKRFTPEVSVQLYHGPAKERMSLLKQIRKPQGPHNMCPVVVTSFEIAMIDRKFLQRFQWKYLIVDEGHRIKNLNCRLVRELKMLPTDNKLLLTGTPLQNNLAELWSLLNFLLPEVFDDLKSFESWFDIDTIGSNAKQVVANEREQNILHMLHQILTPFLLRRLKSDVTLEVPPKKEIVVYAPLTAKQESFYTAVVNKTIAKMLGQEKGEAPVVLTTDGRPKRRTRRPVDYKETDGDTPYDLEKYLERVQKEAELSPAPVVDVQMPLDSQINLKLQNILMLLKRCCNHPYLIEYPLDPATQEFKIDEQLVQTSGKFLILDRMLPELKRRGHKVLIFSQMTSILDILMDYCYLRGYQYSRLDGTMAYADREENMTKFSSDPEVFLFLLSTRAGGLGINLTAADTVIIFDSDWNPQADLQAQDRCHRIGQTKPVVVYRLVTANTIDQKILERASAKRKLEKMVIHKNKFKGGKAELKQTKSCVDVSELMDLLSARDYEKEVKSTTGKVISDEDLEFLLDRSDLLDKAKRSSKQKVGVFKVIEAKESSEINLTRV
- the LOC139410709 gene encoding lymphocyte-specific helicase-like isoform X2 — its product is MSCVKEETRSMSPHCPKPNESEEPLGTAMEETLPENAASVEAEAVVSAVVITKEMEEEDKQLMEKGEKQEEEIMKKAREAREKESHDIRFKRLQHLLEKSNIYSKFLLTKMEQQQQEEMLKKERPKKTHKGTDKKTGRVERKKREREEDYKIADVMSKEEIMSKAKKPKVEDEEVLGKKKLEAADIEKMSDSNADIKGRLSEAVRDNAKQLLDPDRKVNGQAVPAQQPLLFTGGVMRSYQIEGVEWLRMLWENGINGILADEMGLGKTIQCIAHVAMMLERKVLGPFLVVAPLSTLPNWINEFKRFTPEVSVQLYHGPAKERMSLLKQIRKPQGPHNMCPVVVTSFEIAMIDRKFLQRFQWKYLIVDEGHRIKNLNCRLVRELKMLPTDNKLLLTGTPLQNNLAELWSLLNFLLPEVFDDLKSFESWFDIDTIGSNAKQVVANEREQNILHMLHQILTPFLLRRLKSDVTLEVPPKKEIVVYAPLTAKQESFYTAVVNKTIAKMLGQEKGEAPVVLTTDGRPKRRTRRPVDYKETDGDTPYDLEKYLERVQKEAELSPAPVVDVQMPLDSQINLKLQNILMLLKRCCNHPYLIEYPLDPATQEFKIDEQLVQTSGKFLILDRMLPELKRRGHKVLIFSQMTSILDILMDYCYLRGYQYSRLDGTMAYADREENMTKFSSDPEVFLFLLSTRAGGLGINLTAADTVIIFDSDWNPQADLQAQDRCHRIGQTKPVVVYRLVTANTIDQKILERASAKRKLEKMVIHKNKFKGGKAELKQTKSCVDVSELMDLLSARDYEKEVKSTTGKVISDEDLEFLLDRSDLLDKAKRSSKQKVGVFKVIEAKESSEINLTRV